In one window of Mercenaria mercenaria strain notata unplaced genomic scaffold, MADL_Memer_1 contig_2159, whole genome shotgun sequence DNA:
- the LOC128552211 gene encoding uncoordinated protein 79-like, with the protein MVNLHFLSLMEALQECNSSVLAKLFPMWTSILYAYHGQLPGHLQVRLQAVQNWQPPAPATEQTCINSNILLTWLKRIQFRLGQIEVQSSAATQFYTV; encoded by the exons ATGGTGAACCTTCATTTCTTGAGTCTGATGGAAGCCCTTCAGGAATGTAACTCTAGTGTTCTAGCTAAG CTGTTTCCCATGTGGACATCAATACTGTATGCCTATCACGGTCAG CTGCCAGGTCACCTACAGGTTCGTCTACAGGCAGTTCAAAACTGGCAGCCACCAGCACCTGCTACTGAACAGACATGTATCAACTCTAACATCCTTCTCACATGGTTGAAGCGGATACAGTTTAGGTTAGGACAGATTGAAGTGCAGTCGTCTGCTGCAACACAGTTCTATACAGTGTAG
- the LOC123527114 gene encoding uncharacterized protein LOC123527114, whose amino-acid sequence MRLIAMEDSNFSNEDIDNQTFEHCKETPEQDRTITDISSRNFANDHLITEDAQGSSTRPIQEEDGNTKVNSGDLQNNEIKSPKHQENIKSELPGSSAACANESVSFPNPHRDPTRHSGVGVEINIDIKAAPHYRPGKPSVVGQVHVDTVCLTWEPPRQCYENHNYQLRYKEMNENAKWTFYPELAATSTFTMNNLKSDTQYVFQVRMVNDEAEGPYSEVSDPVLTIQSAAQHLMNFMYDVTRPDVDMALKKLPLEENLETRNEQAKTRKLVIGEASKTHSLERTIMLVGATGSGKSTLVDGMINYILGVNWSDTYRVTLVDLEEEEVNRGADQAVSQTQWITCYTIHPVRGSRLNYTLNIIDTPGFGDTRGIDRDKEIIEQIRTLFSREDETGVLFIDAVCFLIKAPDARLTPTQMYIFNAIMSLFGQDIENNFCMLVTFADGKRPPVLSALKAAKLPHEQYFPFNNSGLFAENTGDNVSCFSPMFWDMGCKSFQMFFDKLTKMETKSLRQTRDVLVQREHIELTMENLLPKLDAGLHKIEELRVEIRILEDYKTQIEENSDFTYTVTETEQKQIDLPKGKHVTNCLNCHMTCHKDCAYPNDEDKKKCSAMDRDGYCKQCQSRCFWDIHRNTPYIFEYVTVQKQKTYTEKLEKYRRAEGETMTRQKVVERMYDELYELEDDIMDLMDTINNCNNILRQIALRPDPLSVVEHIDLLIESERLEKRPGFQARISSLKQCRKKATIGDDVDRFRTGFTDTTRIITAQVNLPPKPPRKKQRTRGKFSVFKPVMDYFKK is encoded by the exons ATGAGATTGATCGCGATGGAG GATTCTAACTTCTCCAACGAAGacattgataatcaaacttttgaACACTGCAAGGAAACTCCGGAGCAGGACAGAACCATAACAGATATATCTTCTAGAAATTTTGCAAACGACCATTTGATAACCGAGGATGCACAAGGGTCTTCTACTAGACCAATACAAGAAGAAGATGGAAATACGAAAGTCAATAGTGGAGATCTTCAGAATAATGAAATCAAATCGCCCAAGCATCAAGAAAATATTAAGAGTGAATTACCTGGGAGTAGTGCCGCTTGCGCTAATGAAAGTGTCTCCTTCCCTAACCCACATAG GGATCCAACAAGACACTCAGGAGTGGGAGTGGAAATCAATATTGACATTAAAGCG GCGCCACATTATAGGCCCGGTAAGCCTAGTGTAGTTGGCCAAGTCCATGTTGATACGGTCTGTTTGACCTGGGAACCACCAAGACAATGCTATGAAAACCACAACTACCAGCTAAGGTATAAAGAAATGAAcgaaaatgcaaaatggacaTTCTATCCCGAGTTAGCTGCAACTAGCACGTTTACAATGAACAACCTGAAGTCAGATACACAATACGTGTTCCAAGTTAGAATGGTTAATGATGAGGCTGAAGGGCCGTATAGCGAAGTTAGCGACCCTGTGTTGACAATACAATCTGCGGCTCAGCACTTAATGAATTTCATGTATGACGTCACAAGACCTGATGTCGACATGGCATTGAAAAAACTCCCATTAGAAGAAAACTTGGAGACAAGGAACGAACAAGCGAAAACAAGGAAATTAGTTATAG gTGAGGCTAGCAAAACGCATTCACTAGAAAGAACTATAATGCTTGTTGGAGCAACAGGTAGCGGAAAAAGTACTCTTGTTGACGGAATGATCAACTACATACTAGGAGTCAACTGGAGCGACACATACAGGGTGACACTTGTTGAtctagaagaagaagaagttaaTAGGGGAGCTGATCAG GCAGTCTCCCAAACACAGTGGATCACATGCTACACGATACATCCGGTGCGAGGTAGCCGGCTGAACTACACTTTGAACATCATAGATACTCCAGGATTTGGAGATACACGTGGGATTGATCGAGACAAGGAAATCATTGAGCAGATCCGAACATTGTTTTCTCGGGAAGACGAAACTGGCGTCCTTTTCATCGACGCCGTCTGCTTTCTTATCAAAGCACCTGATGCTCGCTTAACTCCGACGCAGATGTATATCTTCAATGCAATTATGTCACTGTTTGGACAAGACATAGAAAACAACTTTTGTATGCTTGTCACATTCGCTGATGGAAAACGACCACCAGTATTGTCTGCTTTGAAAGCGGCAAAACTACCACACGAACAGTACTTTCCTTTTAATAACTCTGGTCTCTTTGCCGAGAATACCGGAGACAATGTCTCGTGTTTTTCTCCCATGTTCTGGGATATGGGTTGTAAGAGTTTTCAGATGTTCTTTGACAAGCTAACGAAGATGGAAACAAAAAGTTTAAGGCAGACAAGAGATGTTCTTGTACAGCGTGAACATATAGAATTAACCATGGAAAATCTTCTTCCGAAGTTAGATGCTGGCCTCCATAAAATCGAAGAGTTGCGCGTTGAAATCAGAATATTGGAAGATTACAAAACTCAGATTGAAGAAAACAGCGATTTCACTTACACTGTGACCGAGACGGAGCAAAAGCAGATAGATTTGCCCAAAGGTAAACATGTAACAAACTGTCTCAATTGTCATATGACGTGTCATAAAGATTGTGCGTATCCTAATGATGAGGACAAAAAGAAGTGTTCTGCGATGGATAGAGATGGGTACTGCAAGCAATGTCAGAGCCGTTGTTTTTGGGATATCCACAGAAATACTCCCTACATATTTGAATACGTCACCGTACAAAAACAAAAGACATACACAGAGAAGCTTGAAAAGTACCGTCGAGCCGAAGGCGAAACAATGACACGACAAAAGGTCGTAGAAAGAATGTATGACGAACTGTATGAACTTGAAGACGATATCATGGACCTTATGGACACCATTAATAATTGTAACAACATTCTAAGACAAATCGCGCTTAGACCCGACCCGCTGAGTGTTGTTGAGCATATTGATCTACTGATTGAAAGCGAGAGACTGGAAAAACGTCCAGGTTTTCAGGCGCGTATTTCATCCCTTAAACAGTGTCGAAAAAAGGCAACCATTGGTGATGACGTTGACCGTTTCAGGACAGGTTTCACGGACACGACAAGAATAATTACCGCCCAAGTGAATTTGCCACCTAAACCACCAAGAAAGAAACAGAGGACAAGGGGAAAATTCAGTGTCTTCAAACCAGTTATGGACTACTTCAAAAAGTGA